The nucleotide window GGTTTCATAAGTTATTTTGAAAGACTGATCTGATAGTTTTTCATAGATAAAATGCTGGTACTGTACGCCTGTCTTCGGATAAAAGGCGTTGCAGGTAAGTATCAGCTTTCCGTTTTTCCAGCCGTTGCTGTCAAATTTCCGGTGGCCCTGAAAGTTGTCAAATGCATATGCTGTAAACTGTCCGGTTTGTGCATCGATGCCCCACATGGAGTGTGCTTTGTAGTGGTTGGGGGCTTTGTCTGTATGTTCATACATGATCCAGCTGCTGTCCAGCGAGAGCTGGAAACTAAGGTCTGCTGCTATTTTCCGGCCGTTGCCAAACGCTCCTTCCCCGCTCCAGTTGCCGGTAAAGAAATGCACGAGGTCTTCCGGTAGTTTATTGGTATTGGTTTGTGCCTGAAGATAGGAGGAGAGCCCAAGGCAAAGCACAGCAGTTACTATGAGGTATTTCATTTTTTATTCTGAAGATAATCAAAAGGTAGCTGATGTGCAACTGCTATGAGCCTCCTTCACATTTTTCATAACATTCGATGCCGGATGTAAGTCCTATTGCCTATGAGGGCTGTTTTCATTGCTGTATGTTTTATCGTCCAGTAATGATACCAGGTTGTGCAGTTTCACTTTCCAGAATGTATCGTAGAAATTAATCCAGTCCTGCAGTTCGTTGAAGCCATCCTTTTTAAGGGTACAATATCTTTCCCGTCCTATATTTTGTATGGAGATGAATCCTGCACCTTCCAGTATTTTGATATGTTTGGAAACGGCGGGCCTGCTCATGTCGAAGTTGTCGGCCAGCGCGTTGATAGTCAGGCTGTTTTTGAAAAGCAGTTTTAATATTTGTCTTCTGCTTGGATCGGAAATAGCCTGAAAGACGTCAGAGATTTGTGGGTCCATTGTTCGATATGTTGATGTGTACAGCTATCCTTTGCATATTCCTGAGCCAGTCGTCGTCCGTGCGGGTAAGAGCGTGAAGTTTTCCAGTAAGATATTCCCAGATAATGGCAGGTGGATGCGTAAAGAACAGGCTGTGCCGGATTTGCTTCGCCATAATGTGTAACTTTTGGGTTACCTGAAGTCAGATGTAACTTTTAAGCTACGAAAATTCAATCTGACGATCGCACCCATTCCCGATAGTATCTGGTAAAGCCGCCCCTGACGGACAGTTTATTAACTGATGTCCATTCACGTTCTGTTTTTATTTTTCAAACGGTAACAGCTGCGTTATTCTTTGCTTCCTTCCAAAATCTGATATCACGATATAAATATTCCCCGCCATGACCGGCTGCCGACGGAACATGGCGGGGAACTGAAGATGATTGTGCCTAGAAATTAGTTGACAGATAATTGCTGCAGTTAGGATCTGAGCTGGCCAGTGTGCTGGCATTGTAAGGAGGCCTGTTGGTATTGCAGTATTTGGCTTCTGCTGATACCGCCAGGTATTCTGCCTGATTGCTCAATACATAAGATCCGGCAGGATATACACCTGCATTGCGGCACCACCACCACAGATTGTAGATAGTGGAGTTGTTGAATCCACCGCTTACCCATCTGTCGTGCAGATAGTGGAACAGCTCGTGGAAAATTACATTTCCGGGACCTGTATGCACACTACGGTAAGTGGCAAAGTTTACAATATATACGTTGCCGTTAGTGTAAAACAGATCCCCGGTTCCTGGGCTGTTATACACATTGATAGGTGCACCAGTCATCCGTTGTTTGGTAGTGCTGGTGGTACTGGTGTTGTACAACTGATCGATCTCTCCGTTCACCAATGTCTTGATATCATTGGGAACAGTGCCGGAATAGTTAATGGTGAATGAACGGTAACTGGCAGCTGCTACCGCGCCACTGGCTTCGCCTCTGGCATTTTTGTTCTTGTTGAAAAAGTCGATGATCTTCTGACGTTCTGGTGTGATGGTAAGGTGATCTTCAACAAGATCTTTCTCTACAGGTTTTTCAGGTGCTACTACAGGCTGATCTGCTTTTTTACAACTGTAAATGACAGTCATGGTTAACAACAGTACAATCGCTGAGTTAACGAGGGTTTTAGTGTGTCTCATTGATAAGATTTTGGGTGAAGGTTATTGACTCGCCTGATTGGGTTTAGTGTCAGACAAGTGGGTTTCAAAAATCATCACAATGCTACAACCAACGACTGCTACTGGTTCTCAACTGCTGTCCTGTTTCAGGAAAAACTCAGAAAGTAATGCCGAGAACAAAAAGATTGGCGCTGACAGATTGTTCCGGGATATTTACGAACTCATTATTTATATTAATATCTTTCGGAAAAGTATATTCATATCCCCGGTAAATATAGGACGCATACACGCCGATGTTGCTGAAGTGATAGATAAAACCAAGCCCTGCACCATAAAAATACTTACCGCTCTTGTTAAAGGTAGTCATCGCCTGTACACCGGAAGGGGCTGTCAGATTCTGTACCTGCTTGACGTTATAGCTATTATAACCAAACTGTCCGGTAATATAGGGGGAGATATGAACACGATCAAAGCGGTATTTGATCTTCAGGTCCATGAACACAGGAATCATGGCATGGTCTTCAAAAGAGGTCAGCTCTACGCCCGGCCCTATATTGACGAGATGCCATAATTCCACATTGCAGGCCACGCCACCACCAAAAGCGCCATCATGGATCATCGTATAAGCATATCCATACAACAGTCTGTCAGATTGTTGTGCAAAACAGAAAGCTGGCATCAACAGCAGAAAAAACAGTATTTTCTTCATGGCGCTAAGGTGTTTAAGAAATCTCCTTTCTTTAACAGACAGCAGTGTTATATTGTTGTTGGCGCAGGCCGGACAGCAAAAGCAGCCTTTAGCTCAACTGCCGGCTATATAACCACCAGCAGCAAGCCATTACCAGCACCGGCACAATATAATGCCAGGCTGCGTCATGGCTCTTAAGATGTGTCACCACTGCGCCAATCATGATTACAAACATGCCTGCCAATGCATAAGTCCGGCCAGCCGGCCACCAGACCCCTGCTGCCGCCAACAGCTCCATCACAGCAATACCATGAAAAAACGATCTGGAATAACCGGCTTTTTCAAAAACAGCCCAGTGTACCGGATGATCTTGTAACTTTACAATCCCGGCAAAACAGAAAAGTGCTGTCAGCAGTACCAGCAATACATAATAAACAATTTTCATAGTGTTAGTTTTTTTGGTACCGGCAAAATTAGACAACAGCATGTACGGAATAGCCGGGCTATCATACGTGATAGTAGTATCATAAAGTATAGTTACATGAGTACTGGAAAATTATGCCTGGAACATATCCGGCCCGTCATCGACGCCGTGGAGGTGCTGAGCGGCAAATGGAGAATACCGGTAGTGGTAGCGCTCTGCGAAAGCCCCAGAAGGTTTAATGAGCTGATGAGGGATATTAAAAACATCACTCCCCGCATGCTGGCCAAAACACTGCAGGAACTGGAGCAGCACGAACTGCTGGAAAAAATCCCTGATACTGATAATCCGGCTACCATCATTTATCAGATCAGCGAATACGGACATACCATGGAACCCCTGATCCTGGCGCTGACAGAATGGGGCACTGCCCACCGGAAACGACTGATCGGAAAAAGTTAACCGCAAAAAAAAGCCGCATCCGGAAAGATGCGGCCATCACATATTTTAGCGGATGCTATTCTTTTACATCGTAAAGGATTACAAATTCGACCCTTCTGTTTCTCGCTTTCCCTTCTTCTGTGCTGTTGGATGCAATAGGATGACGGTCTGCCAGTCCCCAGGTAAATATACGGTCACTATCAACCTTATATTCACTAAGCAGTGTTTTGGCACTGGCTGCACGTTTCTCAGACAACTCCCGGTTATAACTGGCCGTGCCGGTACTGTCAGTATGCCCGGTGATCAGTATCTTGGTTTTGTTATACTTGTTCAGTATCGTTGCAAAACGCCCGAAAGTAGGCTTGATCTCTTCTTTCAACTGATCTGAAGAAGAAGCAAACAGTACATTATTGGGAAATATAACTTTCACACTGTCGTTGATAATACTTACTTCCGCCTGATTCAATACATCTTTTAATTCCTTGTACTGCTTGTTCATATAAACATGCGGACTGGAACTCTTTTTTGAAGATGCGCAGGAAGCCATAAAAGCCATGGCCAACACAGCGTATATCCAGTAACGTGAGGTCATTAACATTCTTTTCATATCCTGTTTATTTGGCTGCAAAGGTATCTAAAATTCAGATTATCAATTTGTTGTGATGATAATCTTTAATGTATAATTAAAAATATATGTAAGAGAATTATTTACCGATTCTTATGACTGTGATTTTATCAACACCAATTTTTCTTGCTGATAACGCAGTCTCGGCAGCAGCGTAGAACGATCCCGCATACCGAACACGGTGGTACCTGATTTTTCCTGCGGTCCTAACGGATGAATGACTGCCAGCGCTAACAGCCCCTGTATTGTCAGTGGTGCAGTTCGGGGATTTTTAAAAACACTGTTTTCGGAAGCAACGGGGTAATTGCCGAAAGAGGATGGAGAGAAGAAGTTAAGAGGTAAAGCGTGGTCAGTTCCCGCCATATCAGTATGGCACATCAGGACTGTATGGTGCCGGGGCTCGTCCGGTAGTGCAAGGCAGCCCCGCTCTTCACGGACTACAGCAGTTATTTCCATTATAATTCAGTTTAATGTTTGAAATGATAAGGACTACTGCTTGATAACAATACCTGCGAATGTTTTGTTCCCGGCGCTTCCGCCCCGGGAACAAAAATTATTTTAACGCTGGTAGCTGCCGGCGATTTTGATAAGCCTGTCGGGATAGTTGGTGATAATACCATCTACACCGAGCGACAACATCCGCTGCAGATCAGCTTCTTCATCCACTGTCCAGGGAAGCACCTGTACTTTTCTGGCGTGGGCTTCTTTGATGAGGTCTGCTGTCACCAGGTTGAAGTTGGGACTGTAGATGTCCGGTACAAACCCAAGTTCAGTGATATTGTCTGCGAAAGACTTTTGATTGCCTATCAGCAGGGCTGTTTTTTGTTTGGGATAGGTTTTGTGAAGCACCTGTAAAGTCCGGATATCGAACGATTGAAT belongs to Chitinophaga sp. HK235 and includes:
- a CDS encoding DoxX family protein: MKIVYYVLLVLLTALFCFAGIVKLQDHPVHWAVFEKAGYSRSFFHGIAVMELLAAAGVWWPAGRTYALAGMFVIMIGAVVTHLKSHDAAWHYIVPVLVMACCWWLYSRQLS
- a CDS encoding helix-turn-helix transcriptional regulator; this encodes MDPQISDVFQAISDPSRRQILKLLFKNSLTINALADNFDMSRPAVSKHIKILEGAGFISIQNIGRERYCTLKKDGFNELQDWINFYDTFWKVKLHNLVSLLDDKTYSNENSPHRQ
- a CDS encoding helix-turn-helix domain-containing protein, with the protein product MSTGKLCLEHIRPVIDAVEVLSGKWRIPVVVALCESPRRFNELMRDIKNITPRMLAKTLQELEQHELLEKIPDTDNPATIIYQISEYGHTMEPLILALTEWGTAHRKRLIGKS
- a CDS encoding OmpA family protein — encoded protein: MKRMLMTSRYWIYAVLAMAFMASCASSKKSSSPHVYMNKQYKELKDVLNQAEVSIINDSVKVIFPNNVLFASSSDQLKEEIKPTFGRFATILNKYNKTKILITGHTDSTGTASYNRELSEKRAASAKTLLSEYKVDSDRIFTWGLADRHPIASNSTEEGKARNRRVEFVILYDVKE